The following is a genomic window from Labeo rohita strain BAU-BD-2019 chromosome 15, IGBB_LRoh.1.0, whole genome shotgun sequence.
tgttaatgtactgtattatgCCCTCAGTACTTTGTTGGGCCTCCTTTTGCACTAATTACAGCATCAaggcggcgtggcatggaggcgaTCAGCCTTGGACACAGTTGAGGTGTTATGGTAGCCCAAGTTGCTTTGATATTAGCCTTCAGTTCGTCTGCATTTCAGTGTCTCTGTTCCCTCATCTTCCTTTTGACAGTACCCCATAGATTTTCAATGGGGTTTAAGTCAGGCGAGTTTGTCGGCCAGTCAAGTACAGTTATTCCATGGCtattaaaccaggtactggtagttTTGGCTTTGTGGGCAGGTGcgaaatcctgctggaaaataaaatcatcatcTCCAAAAAGCTTGTCGGCAGCaagaagcatgaagtgctctaaaatttcctGGTAGACAGCTGCGTTGACTGTGGACTTGATAAAAGACAATGGACccacaccagcagatgacatggctccccaaaccatcactgactgtggaaacttcaCAGTGGACTTTAAGCAGCTTGACTTTTGTGCCTCCGGACTCTGGGACCTTGATTtccaaatgaaatgcaaaatttgctttcatctgaaaacaggactttggaccactagGCAACAGACCAGTactttttctccttagcccagcaCAGACGCTTCTGACGTTGTTtttggttcaggagtggcttgaCATGGAATTCTACAGCTGTAGCCCATGTCATGCAGACGTCTGTATGTTGTGGTTTTTGATGTACTGACACCAGCCTCAGTCCACTCCTTATGAAGCTCCCCCAGATTTCAGAACCGCCCTTGCTTGACAATCCTCTCAAGGCTACGGTCATCCCTGTCACTTATGCACCTTTTCTGGCCACATTTTTCCCTTCCTCTAAATGCTCTGTTAATATACTTAGATACTGCGCTCTGTGAGCATCCAGCTTCTTTTGCAATTGCCTTTTGAGACTTTTCCTCCTtatggagggtgtcaatgatggtcTTCTGCACAACCgtcaagtcagcagtcttccccatgattctGAAGCCTACTACGCCAGACTGAGACAATTTAAAGGCtgaggaaacctttgcaggtagCTGACTAGATTGGGACACAGGGAGCCTACAATGTTGTACTTTgtcatgatattctaattttgtgaaatactggatttgggtttttttatctttaatccataatcattaaaattgaaacaaataaaggcttgaaatatttcacttgGTGTGTAGTGAACTAATATAACATACAAGTTTCactatttgaaacaaattattgaaataaatggactttccctcgatattctaattttttggcaCATACCTGTATATATGGATGGTGCATTTCCTCTCTGGCTGTATAATTAGTGTGTGCTTTATTTAGTTCATTAACTCCGTGTGTCTGACATACTAGTTATAAAATGTTTacccattttcttttttgtatctGAACAATTGTTCAACCACAAAGAGTTTCACCATCTTCCACTTGACTAGTCATGCTTAGTGTCGTTTAGAGTTGCTCAATTTCTGGAGAGTAAGAGGGTCAGACcagtaaaaatgcatgttatataaGATATGAACTTCTAACTATGTTTGAGCTTAAAGGAAATTCCCCGAATATCTTTATGGATGAGCTGACTTTTATTAAATCACTAGAGCCATTCGGACTCATTCATGGCATTGTATATGAGGACTTTATGGTGTCATTACATCTTTTAATGATCATTCACTTTTATTATGCTTTCTGCTAGAGATTATAATGGCAACTGTTCTGTTATGTTTAGTTAGATGAGGGGGGCAATGATCCTGTACAAGGAAAATCATATAGTCTGTAGTCTAAATATAAAGTGAGACTGCTTGGAAATGACAGTAGATTTTCAGCCATGAAGATACAATAATATGCGGTtatgcaataaaaacatgatgagGACAGTTTGCACCACATGCGGAAGTGCATAAAACTGAAAAGGGTAACATAAATAACTAGGCTTTTATGCTCTAAGTTTCATGTTACGCATACAACaaccttatttttattatacattgttttaaaaagtaaaattgacCTTTAGGGAATTGTTCAAAGCTCAAAAACAAGTTGTactgcaaaatgcaaaattattgCCAAGATACAGCCTCACAATAACTTTATACTGAAATTTTTATCACAACATCTTATCACAACCAAACTAACATTTGAACTGTTATGTTTATATGAAATAatcaaattgtaatttaaaataactctgtattcagtgtcacatgatccttcagaaatcatactaacatgctgattttctgcattttgtattatcaacattgaaaacatttgttctgcttaatattattgtggtaacaataatacattttcaggaATCTCAAAAGAATTTCAAAAGTTCAGAAAGTTCTAAAGAACCAAATTCATCTGAATCCTTTGTAACACTAGAAATGTCTTTAGTCTCTATCTCTGTTTTggatttaatgcatccttgctaaattaaaaagtaattttgttaaaaaaaaaaaaaaactcatactgAATCTAAACTATATATTCCACATACTGAGGAAAAATGGAAGAATTTCACTAAAGACCTAAAGATATGAAGGTCAACATCAAAGCATTAAATGCAACTTTTAACaatatatgagaaaaaaaaaagtcaaacattAGTGAAACTGGTACACTGCACCtgctggttttgtgttttttgtatttcatttgtaatatattaactGATTTGGGTTTGTTTTAAGCTTTTGTCAGTTTATGAACTGCACTATTACGCCACATTCCACTGCTGCTAACTCATGCCTGATGAAGTTGAGCCATAATTGCTCAATAAAAGTTTGCAACAGGGAAAAACTGATAAGGACTTGTCAATTGCCACACTTCATAACGTTCTCATGCAAACAGTTTGTGTCTCAatcaccaaataaataaaaaaaaaaaataataaagtatgtaTTAAGCTGGAACTCCAGAAATAAAGCACTATAAATTTCACCTATAAAGTCTTATTTTACAGACaagaaaaccaaaaaacttGAATCACACCCAAACGCTGAAAAATGATAATTGTATTTAATCAATATGACACAAACTGACACAAGCAATTGTTTCCTCAgtttataaaacacttttaaccAAACACTCTTCATAGCAGCAGGTCAATTTTGGCAGCTATGAATAAGTTTCCCAAACaccacatttaaaaagtaacaaattaaaGACGGGCGTAAAAGTAAGCGGGAGAGacaatataacacaatattaaaattagtgtTGTACTGTCAATTGTTCTAAAATTCTTCTGATTTCCACTTGCAAGGCAAAAAGACTAAAATTGTTAGTCAGTGGGcctttttttccttatttttcatttgaacTTCACGCTTAGCCCTCAGAGAACTGCCTGAAGAGAAACTCTGATCTTTTGTCACTGAAACTCGGCACAAAATGAATCTGCAGGATTTCAGAGAAGCCCTCAGACAAACTGGGCGCCACAAACTTTTTCCTATAGAgaacaagaaagaaagtcagaaacCAAAGGGCTTGTATAGGTTATAACCAATAAAGATGATGATTTATGGTTTATGGTGATGGTGGTTTACTCACTTATAGCTGTTAAACACCATGTCATTGACAGGAACATGCTTGGTAGCAGAAGGAACCATCTCAcgaaactaaaaccataaaaatagaTCAGACTATTCAGTAACTGTACACAGATATTACATAAATCTTGCTTTACACTTTTATCAtggtaaaattacagttgaggtcaaaaatgtacatacattattttaccaaaataagagggctaatacaaaatgcttgttattttttattcagtagtactctgaataagatatttcacaaaaaagatgtttacatatagtccatgagagaaaataaaagttgaatttataaaaatgaccctgttaaaaaaaagtttacacacatttgattcttaatattgtgatgttacctgaatgatccacagcgtttttttgttaatgatagttgttcatgggtcccttgtttgtcctgaacagttaaaccgctcactgttcttcagaaaatcatttaggtctcacaaattctttggttttttagcatttttgtgtatttgaaacctttccaacatgactgtatgattttgagatccatcttttcacactgagggactcgtatacaactattacagaaggttcaaacgctcattgatgcttcaaaaggaaacacaatgcatttagagctgggggtgaaaactttttgaatttgaaaaacggggtaaatttaacttattttgtcttctggtaaACATGTATGTATcgtctgtagcttctgaagggcagtactaaattaaaaaaaaatatgatttttaggaaaaataagaaaaatgtacatctccattctgttcaaaagtttacacccctggctcttaatgcatcgtttttccttgagcatttgaaccttctgtaatagttgcatatgagtccctcagtgtgaaaagatggatctcaaactcATACAGTCTCTGTTGGAAAGgactcaaaaacacaaaaatgctgaaaaaccaaagaaattgtGAAACCTGAAGTGTTTTTCTGAGgtacagcaggcagtttaactgttcaggacaaacaatccATTTTGcacaatccctcttattttagtgaaataattaacattttgcagattctgcaaggtgcatgtaaacttttgacctcagctgtataattttacatttatatacatacatattgcatactgtaaaataaagacTCAAATACCctgttgttgtgttttgcttgTTCCAGACTCGCTGTGAAGTTAAAACACCTGCAGGGAACTCCAGCGCTTTGACTGACATCTAAATATCTGTGAAGCAAATCATTGATGGTGCCATTTTAGTTGATACGACAAAGATAAATAAGCATCTGTTTTGGAAATTGAGGTAGGCACCTTTTTCTAGACTCTGGGTCAGGGTTAGTGTTGTCCACTGCGACGCTTCGGCCTTCCTTTAGAGCGCGTTCACAGGCTGAAACACAATGCTGCCAGGACCCAAGTATGTCCTGGAGTTCATGTGCACATCACAGCAAGTCATTATAGATGTTTTCCTACAAACCTACTAAACCAGCTCAATCGTGCTCTTACAGATCTTGTGTCTGGGTTCTCTTTTGTGGTAGTCAACTCACCCTGTTCACATAGACATAGCCCTTTGGAATGATGTGTGTCTGGAAGAATGTTGATTTGCCcgctgcaaaataaaaaaaaaaaaaggttttgtaagaaaaacatgTCACCTGGAAAGAATTAAGAAAAAACTAACACTGAAAAAAAGGCTCACATCCAGGAAATCCCACCGCTACAATGACTTCCTGCTTGGTGGAGGTGAGGGAGGCGTCAGGAGGATCGTAAAGACGTCCTTTAGAATCTAATTTCCTCTGGCGAatgagataaaaacacaaattattacAGATATTTAATGcacaactgttcaaaagtctgaggtcgctaattttttttaatgcttttgtaAGAACTCTCTcaaaagtctgcatttatttgatttaaaaaaaaaaatatatttgtgaaatattactgcagtttaaaatttaattatttaatatattttaaaatgtaatttacatgtatttctgtaatgacaaaactgaattttcagcatcattactcccgtTTTCAGTgtacatgatacttcagaaatttttttaatatgctgatttgctgctcaaggaacatttcttataaataaatctatatttttgtGAAGaccatgacttttttttaggattataaatgtttttactttcacttttgatcaatgcatccttgcttaatataagtactgacttttttttttttttttttttttttttaaatctcaaacttttaaaaggtaGTGCAAAGGTATAAAACatgttgaggaaaaaaatccaaaaaagacCAAATGTTTACAGGGTCAAATTCTGGCAAGCTGAACTGAGCAGGTTTCCAGCCCAAGAAGTATTCCTCTGGTGTGTGAAACTGTAGACCAAGGTTGCGGGCAAACTGGAGAGAGGGAGAAGCAAAATGAAGAGATGTATGTTGTCAATATGCcttaaaatgtccttttttgcTATAGCACAATGGAGCAAGAAAAGGACTACTGTGCCCCCTTGTGGTCAAAACAGAGTATAGATACTGCACTTTActcacacaaatacaaatgaacataaaaatCAGTAACTTGTACTAACAATCAgttagaccaatttggagtaaaCATCACATTTACGTCACCTGCAGCTGCACGCACaatgtggtggcagaaaaacactggtaacaagtggaaaGAAACAGGTAAAACTAATTGAgtaagagaaaaaaagtattgttgtgcctttggatgtcagtatcggaatgcaaattatttttatagaatactctTTGTAGCTAAACGCAGATGTTTAAACAGACAGACTATGGATGAAACCTACTATGAtttctctacttttaaagcataaatttgatttacacaatttgtttatatattattcacaTATTATGCAGTTCATAAGGGACATATTATATTAgccttttaatattaatatttaaaactataccattttacatatttaccaATTTTCTCTCACATTTCTTACTTTTCCTTACAAATTacaaagtttatatctcctagttCAGGCTTTATAACTAGATTTTACTCCACAgtagtttgtcaattctgaggggacAAAAAACCTGGAAGTATGAGATATAACCTCATGATTCTGAGGTGAAAAGAGAGAacgatgattttttttttcttatcagaattgtgagatataatctaggaattgcgagataagaatttggaaatatgaacttaactttttttttttttttttttttttggattctttAATTCCATGGTGTCAATAGACTGCgacttgaaaactgtcattttttgcCACCAGATAAGCTCTGCCCGCAAAAGCTTTAAATTGGTCACTGATTTGGTCTATAATGTGTAATGCAGTTCATTTTTATTACCAGTCTGTCACTGCAGGAGaagtctttcttcttttttcctgGTGCCCAGTTAGCGGGACGTCCTGCTGCATCTGTACACGAGAGAAAGCATGACTGAGAAGAATATAACATGGCACGTAATTGAGTCATTttgcactaaattaaaaaatttaaaattgttgtaaattaaaaataatgaaatgattaaaacaaggtttttgaccaaatattcttttaatattaatataaaaagagtaaaaatatatattttaagatcaactTTTAATCTCAACAGATCATGAAAATGCATGTTCctctttaaaaactaaaaatgaaacgtTCCCCAAAATACTTTACTTTAGTACCAATAAATTTACATCAAATCTTAAATGTTAATCTCAATAACAACCACTGAGACTTGAAAGAACTTGACTGAGCTCACCTCCTACATAAAAGCTCTGTGACACGTCTATAGGCACTCCTCCATTCgcctgcaaaaacacaaaaatgcctTCATATATGTACACAGGTTACTCTAACCAAACCTGCTGCTTGGTGCACATAATGTAAAAACAAGTCATACAACTCAATGAAATCCTTTCAAAAGACCATTCATACAAATAACCACAATAGTGATTCACCTTCTCACACAGATGTTCCCACATCCCAATAACAGGCTTCCTGTAAATACCAGGGGCTGTGGAAGCAAATACCTGAAAAAAGACATGTATccacatacataaatatgtaagtttgagaaatttttttgtttatttttggaaagaaataattctttttttcagcaagaatatattaaattaataaaagaagtaaatacatttctgaggatacaaaaaaaaataataaataaaataaaaaaaatacaaatgcaaagccattttcaacatttataatcagttttttgagcagcatattagaatgattttttaaattatcatgTGTGGGAAAGTAAATAccgtgttacttttttaaaaaaaatgctcaaatatgtcaaataacttggatgtccccaatattaaatatgttaaatgaacgAAATGGACATGAAATAgaataaattactattataaaacactgtacactaatctactataatgtattttaatgttgctgtgggacagTGTGAGAGACAcctatcaaattaaaaaaaatatattataaatattaccaACCTTCTACAAACACCTTGGCAATAGAATCACCACTGGCtagtaattttttgttgttgttgtttattcaaCAGGACTGAATATTTTTAGTGTATCTATAGTTTTTTATATCTGAAAGCAAATatagcatcagtcagtcaagcattataacatattataataataatttagcattaaactttagtaattagaactttagtaattagaaaaaccatgtatgaatgcatatttttcatgttGGTTGAACTTAGGACTGTGGTGGtgcttaaagaagaagtccacttccagaacaacagtttacaaataatgtactctcccccttgtcatccaagatgttcaagtctttctttcttcagtcgtaaagaaattatgtttttttgttaagggtgtttgatcttctttgcatgttcacatagAGACTGGGTTGGaatttctgcagcgatgtaggatgattttgaaatgatttttgaagttgtggGAAAAAAcacgatgggagtttttcgacataccctaactgtcttgaggcagaatacacagaattcaaTAAGAGCAAgtcaagatgagcgtttgagattaaaaagcatttaaattgtacttttttaatgaaaattaccaatcatttcgctaggtaagacccgtCTTTCATCGACTGGGATTGttaacaaccgcatttgggatcgtttgaagccgcatttaaactgcattttggaagttcaaaatcagggcaccatatcagtccattataaggagaaaaatgcagaaatgttttcctcaaaaaacataatttctttacgactgaagaaagaaagacatgaacatcttaaatgataagggggtgagtacattatgtatgaacctttgttttggaagcggacttctcctttaagacattgtttgtcatttagtgtttctataaaaaaagggaaaaaactaaaaatagtactgataagataacaaaactactacgaattctactaccaataacaatataaaacaaactaaggattaatgagctgttTTTTCGCTCttactgatttgctgaaatcaaaacagggacgataataggtgagcgccagccaatgagatacCGGCAGTtattaaaagctgaagaattccaaaagGAACTACGTTATTTTgaaaggaaaatacaacaaagaataatGTTTACACATAGTGCGTCAATTCTGCACGGTATATAAGACTCTCTCACTCTGTATCTTTCCTTGCGAGTGTGTGAGACTATGGTtcatcaaatacaggtacgctgcgcatcAATTCAGATAAACTGAAAACTAAATAAGTTAGTAGTGCTGCATTTCATTGTCAATAACGGTAATGATGCTGTaacgggggaaacagtaattcgtaTTATtgctcgttactgaaaaaaataatgccgttagtaacgccgttattcccatcactgatcatgtgacactgaagactggagtaataatggcttgctgaaaattctgctttgcatcacagaaataagttaagttttgaaaatatattcaaatagaaaacagctattttacattattataaatgcagccttggtgagcatgagacTTCCATCAACAacgttttaaaaatcattaaccTGAATGGGCAGCTGCAGCGTCTGTAGAATATCCTCAACTTTTGACTTGAACACCTCTGGTCTGAGTTTGCCTCTTGAAATACCCATCTGATTAGTAAAAAACACCACCTAAAAAGAGACAAATGCGATGAAGACGCTTGTGCTACtaaagcaaaaacaactagATGTTTATTAATGCTGCAATTCCAGTTGAgcataaaacaaagcaatagtgaATTAAGAAGCACCTTGTATCCTTTCTTCAACAGACTGGCCAGTCTAGGCTGAATCTCTGGGAAGAGAAtcctaaataagaaaaaaaaaagaaactaaaacatGAGACGCAACAAACAGCTGCAGCATATAGGAAGTTCAACCAGACTCACCTCCAGTCATCTGGACTTGTGGGAAATACTTTCCCAGACTTTGTAGTGATAATGCAGCCATCAATGTCAAACCCTGCGATCTGAATcagacattaaaacataaatcacaGAAGTTTAATGGTTGtcctgattaaacattaaaaatatgcaGTTCCTGTAAGAAAGTTTGTGTCTTACTTTGGAGCTATCTGGAACCCCTGCCGCAGTAAACAGCAGAAGGCTGCTGATTTGTTGCCAGTGACTCTGAGAGCAAGTGGAAGATGGAGTAGTGGTTTTGACTGATGGTGAATCCAGCTTGTTACTACTCTCTTGCTGTGCAAATGCTTGTAACTGCTTAAGCTTTTCCTCAGCTGAGAtctcttcatcttcatcatcaccaCCACGTCCTCGTTTTGTGCGAGGGGCATCCTCCTCTGGGCTGTGAGGTCGCTTTGTCGCCTAAGAGTCAAGCAGtgttatttcaatatatttttacgtacttttacagtaattattaacattttgaattgaactgttatattttcagatttcatttaatttaagtattagtagttttgttttttgtcatttttgttcattttttttaatacagatttttatttagctttgacttgtatttaagttttaattttagtcattttaatacttcaacttaaagttcgattttttttagttagttgccaaggcaatatttctaatgtaaaagttctttatgtaaatgttttcatcaaatatttattttattatatttcaattaacaaaaaataacagtacaaaaaaagatttattaaaaaaaataggtcTACATTTTTCCCACTATTAATACGTTTACAATTCATACATTTACTGTTGAAGtctaaagtttacataaaccttgcagaatttgcaaaatgttattttaccaaaataagacggattaaaatgcatgttattttttatttagtactgacctgaataaaatatttcatataaaagataaaatagttgaatttataaaaatgaccctgttcaaaagtttgcatacacttaataattcttaataatgtgcggttacctgaatgatccacagctgttttttggggggtttttttgtttttatttagtaatagttgttcatgagtcacttgaacagttaaactgcctgctgtttttcagaaaaatccttcaggtcccaaaaattatttggtttttcagcatttctgtgtatttgaaccctttccaacaatgactgtatgattttgagatcttttcATACTCATACGcatctattacagaaggttcaaacactcttCAGAAGGAAAtgcgatgcattaagaaccggggagtgaaaactttttgaatttgaaaatcagggtaaatttaacttattttgtcttctgggaaacatgcaagtatcttctgtagcttttaaagggcagtactaaaataaaaaaaatatgatatttgggcaaaaaagaaaaatgtgcacatcttcattctgtttaaaagtttacaccctggCTGTTAatgaatcatgttttttttctggagcatcagtgagcgtttgaactatctgtaatagttgcaaatgagtctctcagttgtcctcagtgtgaaaaggatctcaaaatcacagtcattgttgaaaaaggttcaaatacacaaaaatgctgaaaaaccaaagaatttgtgggacctgaaggatttttctgaggaaGAGTGGGTAGTTTAATtgatcaggacaaacaagggactcatgaacaactatcacaaaaaaaaataaataaataaataacacagctgcagatcatttaggtaacaatactgtattaagaataaagtatatgtaaatttacaaacagggtcatttttaatttttaattcaattcaactattattttctcttgtggactatatatgtAAAACTCTTTTATGTTAGGTCagtgcttaataaaaaaataacatgcattttgtatgacccctcttattttggtaaaataattaacattttgcagattctgcaagatgtatataaacttttttttatatatatatataaactttatgTAGGGACCATGTCAACTGCAATACAGTTCATTCGTAGAGCTCTTTTCTAACAAGCTAATGATTGAATTAGATGTGTTAAACAAGAGacacatgcaaaatatgcagagcGGGGGGTCGCGAAGACCAGGAATAAGAACCGCTGATTTACATAAACCATAGCTTCaaaacacatataaaaactgCTGTGTTCTTGgagccaaaaatgtttttggaagGGTGACCTTATGTAAGCAGTCTTGGAAAATAATCAAtcaaatctaaatcaaattaatggCTTAAAATGCATACCACTTTTTGATTCTGAATAAAAGAATgtacaaaagaacagaatttaccTAAAATAGAATTTGGTCCTTTTATAAAATCTCTTTACGGTTGCTTCTATTAAACCGCATGCATTattgcagaataaaagtattaattattaaccccaaacttctgaacagtagtgtgaaacttttttcaatattttcccAAACAGTATCACTAGTCTTGATGTTGATACCTTTTTAGGggatttagaaaaataatcctGGATGCTCCTTTTGGGGCCTGACCCATCATTTGAgcttttctctctgtttctgcTTTCATGCGCAGCTTCTCCTTTCTTCTGAGGAGAGGAAAACTTATCATCTGAATTTCCAACAAACTCCACAGTGAATGGGTGGGACTGATTAACCAAGTACAATGTGCAACCAGCTGTCAGACATCCGGACTCGCCACGTCCCAAACACTGACCGTCAAGGGATGAAGGGTTGGGCCCGAGCTGTGGAAACACAGAATGGTTTGTtctcacttgttttttttaatgctctaATAAAATGGACTTTCTGAATAAAACGTACtaacattactgttttgtttttacctgcGTAACCagaacttcctgtttggcataATTGGCAACAAGCTTGACTGGCAAGAAAAGACGCACTTCCGTTATTTTTTATGAACAGAAACAAGGGTGACACGTACAGCCTTTGAATTACTAGAATGGGTGTGA
Proteins encoded in this region:
- the pnkp gene encoding bifunctional polynucleotide phosphatase/kinase, giving the protein MKMQCTLVSVNGARVELADGRALMLGRGPETRITDKKCSRHQVKLVANYAKQEVLVTQLGPNPSSLDGQCLGRGESGCLTAGCTLYLVNQSHPFTVEFVGNSDDKFSSPQKKGEAAHESRNREKSSNDGSGPKRSIQDYFSKSPKKATKRPHSPEEDAPRTKRGRGGDDEDEEISAEEKLKQLQAFAQQESSNKLDSPSVKTTTPSSTCSQSHWQQISSLLLFTAAGVPDSSKIAGFDIDGCIITTKSGKVFPTSPDDWRILFPEIQPRLASLLKKGYKVVFFTNQMGISRGKLRPEVFKSKVEDILQTLQLPIQVFASTAPGIYRKPVIGMWEHLCEKANGGVPIDVSQSFYVGDAAGRPANWAPGKKKKDFSCSDRLFARNLGLQFHTPEEYFLGWKPAQFSLPEFDPRKLDSKGRLYDPPDASLTSTKQEVIVAVGFPGSGKSTFFQTHIIPKGYVYVNRDILGSWQHCVSACERALKEGRSVAVDNTNPDPESRKRYLDVSQSAGVPCRCFNFTASLEQAKHNNRFREMVPSATKHVPVNDMVFNSYKKKFVAPSLSEGFSEILQIHFVPSFSDKRSEFLFRQFSEG